Proteins encoded within one genomic window of Streptomyces sp. NBC_00523:
- the ftsZ gene encoding cell division protein FtsZ, translating into MAAPQNYLAVIKVIGVGGGGVNAINRMIEVGLKGVEFIAINTDAQALLMSDADVKLDVGRELTRGLGAGANPAVGRKAAEDHREEIEEVLKGADMVFVTAGEGGGTGTGGAPVVANIARSLGALTIGVVTRPFTFEGRRRANQAEDGIAELREEVDTLIVIPNDRLLSISDRQVSVLDAFKSADQVLLSGVQGITDLITTPGLINLDFADVKSVMSEAGSALMGIGSARGDDRAVAAAEMAISSPLLEASIDGARGVLLSISGGSDLGLFEINEAAQLVSEAAHPEANIIFGAVIDDALGDEVRVTVIAAGFDGGQPPARRENVLGANSAKREEPAPTPVRSAPEPVRQSGGLGSVPPREEQPAQAEPVPVSGETHLPPVVSPPHVPPARPYSDSQAEELDVPDFLK; encoded by the coding sequence GTGGCAGCACCGCAGAACTACCTCGCAGTCATCAAGGTCATCGGTGTCGGCGGCGGTGGTGTCAATGCCATCAACCGAATGATCGAGGTCGGTCTCAAGGGCGTCGAGTTCATCGCGATCAACACGGATGCGCAAGCCCTGTTGATGAGCGACGCCGACGTCAAGCTCGACGTCGGCCGCGAACTCACCCGCGGCCTCGGCGCCGGGGCGAACCCGGCCGTCGGTCGTAAGGCGGCAGAGGACCACCGTGAGGAGATCGAGGAGGTCCTCAAGGGGGCCGACATGGTCTTCGTCACCGCAGGCGAAGGCGGCGGCACCGGCACCGGTGGCGCCCCCGTGGTCGCCAACATCGCGCGCTCGCTCGGCGCCCTGACGATCGGTGTGGTCACCCGCCCGTTCACCTTCGAGGGCCGGCGTCGCGCCAATCAGGCGGAGGACGGCATCGCCGAGCTCCGCGAAGAGGTCGACACCCTCATCGTCATTCCCAACGACCGGCTGCTGTCCATCTCGGACCGCCAGGTCAGCGTGCTCGACGCGTTCAAGTCGGCGGACCAGGTCCTGCTCTCGGGCGTCCAGGGCATCACCGACCTCATCACCACGCCGGGCCTGATCAACCTCGACTTCGCCGACGTCAAGTCGGTCATGTCCGAGGCCGGTTCCGCCCTCATGGGCATCGGCTCCGCCCGCGGCGACGACCGCGCGGTGGCCGCCGCGGAGATGGCGATCTCCTCGCCGCTCCTGGAGGCGTCCATCGACGGCGCCCGCGGTGTCCTGCTCTCCATCTCCGGCGGCAGCGACCTCGGTCTCTTCGAGATCAACGAGGCCGCCCAGCTGGTGAGCGAGGCGGCCCACCCGGAGGCGAACATCATCTTCGGCGCGGTCATCGACGACGCCCTCGGCGACGAGGTGCGGGTCACCGTGATCGCGGCGGGCTTCGACGGCGGACAGCCGCCGGCCCGGCGGGAGAACGTCCTCGGTGCGAACAGCGCCAAGCGCGAGGAGCCGGCCCCGACGCCGGTCCGTTCCGCGCCCGAGCCGGTGCGCCAGTCCGGCGGGCTCGGTTCGGTGCCGCCGCGCGAGGAGCAGCCGGCGCAGGCCGAGCCGGTCCCGGTGTCGGGTGAGACCCACCTTCCGCCGGTCGTCTCGCCGCCGCATGTCCCGCCGGCCCGTCCCTACTCGGACTCCCAGGCCGAAGAGCTGGACGTACCGGACTTCTTGAAGTGA
- a CDS encoding cell division protein FtsQ/DivIB has product MAGPTTAQRGAGKQEDAPDRPPRPRPEGRRVSRRRLLLLIAGAVLLLGSGAVWALYGSSWLRVEQVRITGVGVLTPAEVERAAAVPMDAPLVSVDTGAIEKRLRQKLPRIDKVDVVRSWPHGIGLKVTERKPVLLVKKGGKFIEVDDEGVRFATVDKSPGRVPLLEVATGRSASLRRFGGDRLVREAVRVAGDLPDGIAEDTRVVRVDSYDAISLELSGDRTVMWGSGGAGAVKAKVLTALMKAAPKAGHFDVSAPTAPAVSGG; this is encoded by the coding sequence GTGGCCGGACCGACGACCGCCCAGCGCGGTGCAGGGAAGCAGGAGGACGCCCCGGACCGGCCGCCGCGGCCACGCCCCGAGGGGCGCCGCGTCTCCCGGCGCCGGCTGCTGCTCCTGATCGCCGGAGCCGTGCTGCTGCTCGGCTCCGGCGCCGTCTGGGCGCTGTACGGCTCCTCCTGGCTGCGGGTCGAACAGGTCAGGATCACCGGAGTCGGGGTGCTGACACCGGCCGAGGTGGAGCGCGCCGCGGCGGTGCCGATGGACGCCCCGCTCGTCTCCGTCGACACCGGCGCCATCGAGAAGAGGTTGCGCCAGAAGTTGCCTCGTATCGACAAGGTGGATGTCGTTCGGTCATGGCCGCACGGGATCGGACTTAAGGTGACCGAACGAAAGCCGGTCCTGTTGGTGAAAAAGGGCGGAAAGTTCATCGAAGTGGACGACGAGGGCGTCCGCTTCGCGACGGTGGACAAGTCGCCCGGGCGCGTGCCTCTGCTGGAAGTGGCCACAGGCCGTTCCGCGAGCCTGCGCCGCTTCGGCGGTGACCGGCTGGTGCGGGAAGCGGTCCGGGTCGCGGGTGACCTTCCGGACGGCATCGCCGAGGACACCCGGGTCGTCCGGGTCGACTCGTACGACGCCATCTCCCTGGAACTCAGCGGGGATCGCACGGTGATGTGGGGAAGCGGCGGAGCGGGCGCGGTGAAGGCGAAAGTCCTCACCGCTCTCATGAAGGCCGCCCCCAAAGCGGGACACTTCGACGTGAGTGCCCCCACCGCCCCTGCGGTGTCGGGTGGTTGA
- the murG gene encoding undecaprenyldiphospho-muramoylpentapeptide beta-N-acetylglucosaminyltransferase, with translation MHVVLAGGGTAGHIEPALALADALRRQDPSVGITALGTERGLETRLVPERGYELALIPAVPLPRKPTPELITVPGRLRGTIKAAEQILERTRADCVVGFGGYVALPGYLAAKRAGVPIVVHEANARPGLANKIGSRYAHGVAVSTPDSKLRGARYIGIPLRRTIATLDRARVRPEARAAFGLDPNLPTLLVSGGSQGARHLNEVVQRVAPLLQRSGIQILHVVGPKNELPRVDNMPGMPPYIPVPYVDRMDLAYAAADMMLCRAGAMTVAELSAVGLPAAYVPLPIGNGEQRLNAQPVVNAGGGLLVDDAALTPEWVQGNVLPVLSDPHRLYEMSRAAAEFGRRDADDLLVGMVYEAIAARRNA, from the coding sequence GTGCATGTCGTACTCGCCGGCGGGGGGACCGCCGGCCACATCGAGCCCGCGCTTGCCCTCGCGGACGCCCTGCGCAGGCAGGACCCGAGCGTGGGGATCACCGCTCTCGGCACGGAGCGCGGACTCGAGACCAGACTCGTACCCGAGCGGGGGTACGAACTGGCGCTGATCCCGGCCGTACCGCTGCCGCGCAAGCCCACCCCCGAACTCATCACCGTCCCGGGCCGGCTGCGCGGCACCATCAAGGCCGCCGAGCAGATCCTGGAACGCACCAGGGCCGACTGCGTGGTCGGCTTCGGCGGTTACGTGGCCCTGCCGGGCTATCTCGCCGCCAAGCGCGCGGGCGTCCCGATCGTGGTCCACGAGGCCAACGCCCGCCCCGGTCTGGCCAACAAGATCGGCTCGCGGTACGCGCACGGCGTCGCCGTCTCCACGCCCGACAGCAAGCTGCGCGGCGCCCGCTACATCGGCATCCCGCTCCGCCGCACCATCGCCACGCTCGACCGGGCCCGCGTCCGCCCCGAGGCGCGCGCGGCGTTCGGCCTCGACCCCAACCTGCCGACCCTGCTGGTCTCCGGCGGCTCGCAGGGCGCCCGCCACCTCAACGAGGTGGTGCAGCGCGTCGCTCCGCTGCTCCAGCGCTCCGGCATCCAGATCCTGCACGTGGTCGGGCCGAAGAACGAATTGCCGCGCGTGGACAACATGCCCGGGATGCCCCCCTACATCCCGGTACCGTACGTGGACCGGATGGATCTCGCGTACGCCGCGGCCGACATGATGCTCTGCCGCGCGGGCGCGATGACCGTCGCCGAACTCTCCGCCGTCGGACTGCCCGCCGCCTACGTCCCGTTGCCCATCGGCAACGGCGAACAGCGGCTCAACGCCCAGCCGGTGGTCAACGCCGGCGGCGGCCTGCTGGTGGACGACGCCGCGCTCACCCCCGAGTGGGTGCAGGGCAACGTCCTCCCGGTGCTGTCCGATCCGCACCGGTTGTATGAAATGTCCCGGGCCGCCGCCGAGTTCGGCCGCCGGGACGCCGACGATCTGCTGGTCGGCATGGTGTACGAGGCGATCGCCGCACGCCGTAACGCGTGA
- the ftsW gene encoding putative lipid II flippase FtsW — MPAEESVRVRPAAKARRPAAVRARSTGGPRSPRGGGVRRLYERARRAWDRPLTAYYVILGAGLLITVLGLVMVYSASMIKALELGKPGTYFFRKQFLAAVIGAGLMAAAARMPVKLHRALSYPLLMGAVFLMVLVQVPGIGMSVNGNRNWLYLGGPFQLQPSEFGKLALVLWGADLLARKQDKRLLTQWKHMLVPLVPVAFMLLGLIMLGGDMGTAIILTAILFGLLWLAGAPTRLFAGVLATAGLIGFLLIKTSPNRMSRLDCMGASEPGPGGSCWQAVHGIYALASGGWFGSGLGASVEKWGQLPEPHTDFIFAITGEELGLAGTLSVLALFAALGYAGIRVAGRTEDPFVRYAAGGVTTWITAQAVINIGAVLGLLPIAGVPLPLFSYGGSALLPTMFAVGLLIAFARDEPAAKAALAVRRPGVRWKTMRRRVKKRPSGER, encoded by the coding sequence ATGCCGGCCGAAGAGAGCGTGCGGGTCAGGCCCGCGGCCAAGGCCCGGCGGCCCGCGGCGGTGCGGGCCCGGAGCACCGGCGGCCCCCGCAGCCCGCGCGGCGGCGGGGTGCGGCGGCTGTACGAGCGGGCCCGGCGGGCCTGGGACCGGCCGCTGACGGCGTACTACGTGATCCTGGGCGCCGGACTGCTGATCACCGTGCTCGGCCTGGTGATGGTCTACTCCGCCTCGATGATCAAGGCGCTGGAGCTCGGCAAGCCCGGCACCTACTTCTTCCGCAAGCAGTTCCTGGCCGCCGTGATCGGGGCCGGGCTGATGGCGGCCGCCGCCCGGATGCCGGTGAAGCTGCACCGCGCGCTGTCCTACCCGCTGCTCATGGGCGCCGTCTTCCTGATGGTCCTGGTCCAGGTGCCGGGGATAGGGATGTCGGTCAACGGCAACCGCAACTGGCTCTATCTGGGCGGGCCCTTCCAGCTCCAGCCCAGCGAGTTCGGCAAGCTGGCGCTCGTGCTGTGGGGGGCCGACCTGCTCGCCCGCAAACAGGACAAGCGGCTGCTGACCCAGTGGAAGCACATGCTGGTGCCGCTGGTGCCGGTCGCCTTCATGCTGCTCGGGCTCATCATGCTCGGCGGCGACATGGGCACTGCGATCATTCTCACGGCCATTCTGTTCGGCCTGCTCTGGCTGGCCGGGGCACCCACCCGGCTGTTCGCCGGAGTGCTCGCCACCGCCGGGCTCATCGGATTCCTGCTGATCAAGACCAGCCCCAACCGCATGTCCAGGCTGGACTGCATGGGGGCCAGCGAGCCGGGGCCGGGAGGCTCCTGCTGGCAGGCCGTGCACGGCATCTATGCTCTGGCATCGGGCGGATGGTTCGGTTCCGGTCTCGGTGCGAGTGTGGAAAAATGGGGCCAACTTCCCGAACCGCACACCGACTTCATCTTCGCCATCACCGGGGAGGAACTGGGGCTGGCGGGGACGCTGTCGGTGCTCGCCCTCTTCGCGGCTCTAGGCTATGCGGGTATCCGCGTGGCCGGACGCACGGAGGACCCCTTCGTGAGGTACGCAGCGGGAGGTGTGACCACCTGGATCACGGCGCAGGCTGTGATCAACATCGGTGCGGTGCTCGGCCTGCTGCCGATCGCCGGTGTCCCGCTCCCGTTGTTCTCCTACGGGGGGTCGGCCCTGCTGCCGACCATGTTCGCCGTCGGGCTGCTGATCGCGTTCGCGCGGGACGAGCCCGCCGCGAAGGCGGCCCTGGCCGTGCGGAGGCCCGGGGTGAGATGGAAGACGATGAGACGGCGCGTCAAGAAGCGGCCGTCCGGAGAGCGGTGA
- the murD gene encoding UDP-N-acetylmuramoyl-L-alanine--D-glutamate ligase, giving the protein MSNVDWQGKHVTVAGLGVSGIPAARVLHGLGAVVTVVNDGDDERSRAQAAELEAQGVAVRLGDGDTLPESTELIVTAPGWKPGKPLFAAAAEAGVPVWGDVELAWRLRGQDGREPAPWLAVTGTNGKTTTVRMLASILEAAGLRTAAVGNIGVSLLDAVLGEETYDVLAVELSSYQLHWAPSLRAHSAAVLNLAPDHLDWHGSMEAYAADKGRIYEGNRVACVYNAADPATEDLVREADVEEGCRAIGFTLGTPGPSQLGVVDGILVDRAFVQNRQKQAQELAEVGDVNPPAPHNIANALAAAALARAFGVEPAAVRDGLRNFRPDPHRIEHVADVAGVAYVDDSKATNTHAAEASLAAYDSLVWIAGGLAKGATFDELVTGCAKRLRGVVLIGADRALIREALARHAPEVPVVDLDRTDTGAMSEAVREAARLARPGDTVLMAPACASMDMFVNYNKRGEAFADAVRARAAESV; this is encoded by the coding sequence GTGAGCAACGTGGACTGGCAGGGCAAGCACGTCACGGTCGCCGGGCTCGGGGTCTCCGGGATCCCGGCGGCCCGGGTCCTGCACGGCCTCGGCGCCGTCGTCACCGTCGTCAACGACGGCGACGACGAGCGCTCCCGCGCCCAGGCCGCCGAGCTGGAGGCGCAGGGTGTCGCCGTGCGCCTGGGCGACGGCGACACCCTGCCCGAGTCCACCGAGCTGATCGTCACCGCCCCCGGCTGGAAGCCCGGCAAGCCGCTGTTCGCCGCGGCCGCCGAGGCGGGCGTCCCGGTCTGGGGCGACGTCGAACTCGCCTGGCGGCTGCGCGGTCAGGACGGCCGGGAGCCGGCCCCCTGGCTCGCGGTCACCGGCACCAACGGCAAGACCACGACTGTACGGATGCTCGCCTCCATCCTGGAGGCCGCCGGGCTGCGCACCGCCGCCGTCGGCAACATCGGCGTCTCCCTGCTGGACGCCGTCCTCGGCGAGGAGACGTACGACGTGCTCGCCGTCGAACTCTCCAGCTACCAGCTGCACTGGGCGCCCTCGCTGCGCGCCCACTCGGCCGCCGTGCTCAACCTGGCCCCCGACCACCTCGACTGGCACGGCTCCATGGAGGCGTACGCCGCCGACAAGGGCCGGATCTACGAGGGCAACCGCGTCGCCTGCGTCTACAACGCGGCCGACCCGGCCACCGAGGACCTGGTGCGCGAGGCGGACGTCGAGGAGGGCTGCCGCGCCATCGGCTTCACCCTCGGTACGCCGGGGCCCTCGCAGCTCGGCGTGGTGGACGGCATCCTGGTCGACCGGGCGTTCGTGCAGAACCGCCAGAAGCAGGCCCAGGAGCTGGCCGAGGTCGGCGACGTCAACCCGCCGGCCCCGCACAACATCGCCAACGCGCTGGCCGCCGCGGCGCTGGCCCGCGCCTTCGGCGTCGAACCCGCCGCCGTCCGCGACGGGCTGCGGAACTTCCGCCCCGACCCGCACCGCATCGAGCACGTCGCGGACGTGGCCGGGGTCGCGTACGTGGACGACTCCAAGGCCACCAACACGCACGCCGCCGAAGCCTCGCTCGCCGCCTACGACTCCCTCGTCTGGATCGCCGGCGGCCTGGCCAAGGGCGCCACCTTCGACGAGCTGGTGACCGGCTGCGCCAAGCGGCTGCGGGGCGTCGTGCTCATCGGCGCCGACCGCGCCCTGATCCGCGAAGCCCTCGCGCGACACGCCCCCGAGGTACCCGTGGTCGACCTCGACCGGACCGACACTGGGGCGATGTCCGAGGCGGTCCGCGAGGCCGCGCGGCTCGCCCGGCCGGGAGACACCGTACTGATGGCCCCGGCCTGCGCCTCCATGGACATGTTCGTCAACTACAACAAGCGGGGCGAGGCATTCGCGGACGCCGTCCGCGCACGCGCCGCCGAGAGCGTCTGA
- the mraY gene encoding phospho-N-acetylmuramoyl-pentapeptide-transferase: MRQILFAGAIGLFLTLVGTPLLIKLLARKGYGQFIRDDGPRTHGSKKGTPTMGGIAFILATLIAYFLAKVITGEEMRFSGVLVLFLMAGMGLVGFLDDYIKIVKQRSLGLRAKAKMAGQLIVGIAFAVLSLQFADARGNTPASTKLSFVEDFGWSIGPVLFVVWALFMILAMSNGVNLTDGLDGLATGASVMVFGAYTFIGLWQFQESCANATTLTNPSACFEVRDPLDLAVVASALMGSCFGFLWWNTSPAKIFMGDTGSLALGGALAGLAICSRTEFLMAILGGLFVMITMSVVIQVGSFKMTRKRVFRMAPLQHHFELKGWSEVLVVVRFWIIQGMCVIVGLGLFYAGWAAKK, translated from the coding sequence ATGAGGCAGATCCTCTTCGCGGGAGCCATCGGGCTCTTCCTGACCCTGGTCGGCACGCCGCTGCTGATCAAGCTCCTGGCCCGCAAGGGATACGGGCAGTTCATCCGCGACGACGGCCCGCGTACCCACGGGTCCAAGAAGGGCACGCCCACGATGGGCGGCATCGCCTTCATCCTGGCGACGCTCATCGCGTACTTCCTGGCGAAGGTGATCACCGGCGAGGAGATGCGCTTCTCCGGTGTGCTGGTCCTCTTCCTGATGGCCGGCATGGGACTCGTCGGCTTCCTCGACGACTACATCAAGATCGTCAAGCAGCGCTCGCTCGGTCTGCGGGCCAAGGCGAAGATGGCCGGCCAGCTGATAGTCGGGATCGCCTTCGCGGTGCTCTCGCTCCAGTTCGCCGACGCCCGCGGCAACACCCCGGCCTCCACGAAGCTCTCCTTCGTGGAGGACTTCGGCTGGTCGATCGGCCCGGTGCTGTTCGTCGTCTGGGCGCTGTTCATGATTCTCGCCATGTCCAACGGCGTGAACCTGACGGACGGTCTGGACGGCCTGGCCACCGGCGCGTCGGTGATGGTCTTCGGCGCGTACACCTTCATCGGGCTCTGGCAGTTCCAGGAGTCCTGCGCCAACGCCACCACCCTCACGAACCCGAGCGCCTGTTTCGAAGTGCGTGATCCACTCGACCTCGCGGTCGTGGCCTCCGCGCTGATGGGCTCCTGCTTCGGCTTCCTGTGGTGGAACACCTCCCCGGCCAAGATCTTCATGGGGGACACCGGTTCGCTCGCCCTCGGCGGCGCGCTCGCCGGCCTGGCGATCTGCTCCCGCACCGAATTCCTGATGGCCATCCTCGGCGGCCTCTTCGTGATGATCACGATGTCCGTCGTCATCCAGGTCGGCTCGTTCAAGATGACCCGCAAGCGCGTCTTCCGCATGGCCCCGCTCCAGCACCACTTCGAACTCAAGGGGTGGTCCGAAGTCCTTGTCGTGGTCCGCTTCTGGATCATCCAGGGCATGTGCGTGATCGTCGGACTCGGCCTCTTCTACGCAGGATGGGCAGCCAAGAAGTGA
- a CDS encoding UDP-N-acetylmuramoyl-tripeptide--D-alanyl-D-alanine ligase has product MIALSLAEIAEIVGGQTHDIPDRSATVSGPVVIDSRKVTPGSLFVAFAGERADGHDYAERAVAAGAALVLATRPVGVPAIVVDDVVAALGALSRAVVGRLGATVVALTGSAGKTSTKDLIAQLLERKGPTVYPEGNLNNEIGLPLTALRATDETKHLVLEMGARYIGDIRYLTGLVPPRIGLVLNVGSAHIGEFGGKEQIAQAKGEMVESLPEDGIAVLNADDPLVRAMSSRTKARVVLFGEGADADVRGEDVHLTDDGRPAFRLRTPTGCSEVTMRLYGEHHVSNALAAAAVAHELGLSADEIAEGLSEAGTLSRWRMEVTERPDGVTFVNDAYNANPESMKAALRALAAMGKGRRTWAVLGLMAELGDASLAEHDAVGRLAVRLNVSKLVAVGGREASWLQLGAYNEGSWGEESVHVSDAQAAVDLLRRELRPGDVVLVKASRSVGLEQVVTALLENATEGEVAGR; this is encoded by the coding sequence GTGATCGCCCTTTCCCTCGCCGAGATCGCCGAAATCGTCGGCGGGCAGACGCACGACATACCGGACCGGTCGGCAACCGTCAGCGGGCCCGTCGTCATCGACTCCCGCAAGGTGACCCCCGGCAGCCTCTTCGTCGCCTTCGCCGGCGAACGGGCCGACGGCCACGACTACGCCGAGCGCGCCGTCGCGGCGGGCGCGGCCCTCGTCCTGGCCACCCGCCCCGTCGGCGTTCCCGCGATCGTCGTGGACGACGTCGTGGCCGCCCTCGGCGCGCTCTCCCGCGCCGTCGTCGGCCGCCTCGGCGCCACCGTCGTCGCCCTCACCGGCTCCGCGGGCAAGACCTCCACCAAGGACCTCATCGCGCAACTCCTGGAGCGCAAGGGGCCCACCGTCTACCCGGAGGGCAACCTCAACAACGAGATCGGCCTGCCGCTCACCGCGCTGCGCGCCACCGACGAGACCAAGCACCTGGTCCTCGAAATGGGCGCCCGCTACATCGGGGACATCCGCTACCTCACCGGACTCGTCCCGCCGCGCATCGGCCTGGTGCTCAACGTCGGCAGCGCGCACATCGGCGAGTTCGGCGGCAAGGAGCAGATCGCCCAGGCCAAGGGCGAGATGGTCGAGTCGCTCCCCGAGGACGGCATCGCCGTGCTCAACGCCGACGACCCTCTCGTACGCGCCATGTCCTCCCGTACCAAGGCCCGCGTCGTCCTCTTCGGCGAGGGCGCGGATGCGGACGTACGGGGCGAAGACGTCCACCTCACCGACGACGGACGCCCCGCGTTCCGCCTCCGAACACCCACCGGGTGCAGCGAGGTGACCATGCGCCTGTACGGTGAGCACCACGTGTCGAACGCGCTCGCCGCGGCCGCCGTCGCCCATGAGCTGGGCCTGTCCGCAGACGAGATCGCCGAAGGGCTCTCCGAGGCGGGCACCCTCTCCCGCTGGCGCATGGAGGTCACCGAGCGTCCGGACGGCGTGACGTTCGTCAATGACGCCTACAACGCCAACCCCGAATCCATGAAGGCAGCGCTCCGCGCGCTGGCCGCCATGGGGAAGGGGCGTCGTACGTGGGCGGTGCTCGGCCTGATGGCCGAGCTCGGCGACGCCTCGCTCGCCGAGCACGACGCGGTCGGACGGCTCGCCGTCCGGCTCAACGTCAGCAAGCTCGTCGCGGTCGGGGGCAGAGAAGCCTCCTGGCTGCAACTGGGCGCATACAACGAGGGTTCGTGGGGTGAGGAGTCGGTGCACGTGTCCGACGCACAGGCTGCCGTCGACCTGTTGCGCAGGGAACTGCGCCCGGGAGACGTGGTGCTGGTGAAGGCGTCCCGGTCGGTCGGCCTTGAGCAGGTCGTCACAGCACTGCTGGAGAACGCGACCGAGGGCGAGGTCGCGGGCCGATGA
- a CDS encoding UDP-N-acetylmuramoyl-L-alanyl-D-glutamate--2,6-diaminopimelate ligase — translation MTTITPDPGNRNENVRSAGPSLRERPGEPGTLTAVPHAEQPRTTQKDAPVNYPGAPRPDRLRPTSLVTLAERLGLEPPGTGDITGITHDSRAVRPGDLYAALPGARLHGADFATQAAGLGAAAILTDPSGADRARATGVPVLVTENPRGRMGELAAEIYGHPGTGLLQVGITGTSGKTTTAYLVEGGFRGAGRTSGLIGTVEMRIGDERIKSERTTPEATDLQALFAVMRERGADAVTMEVSSHALVLGRVDGCVFDVAVFNNLSPEHMEFHSGMEDYFQAKAQLFTPRRSRQGVVNYDDEYGRRLVTEATVPVTTFSAEGHPDADWRAEDVVVGQLGSTFTAVGPNGERATAKAPLPGPFNVANTLAAIVALAVAGIDPQTAADGIATVPGVPGRLERIDAGQPYLALVDYAHKTDAVESVLRSLRKVTKGRLHIVLGCGGDRDTTKRGPMGAAAARLADTAVLTSDNPRSEDPLGILAAMLAGAAEVPVHERGDVLVDADRAAAVAAAVARAEPGDTVLVAGKGHEQGQDVHGVVRPFDDRVVLREAIERSLGHEGAGPRASHHENNSQG, via the coding sequence GTGACAACCATCACGCCCGACCCCGGGAACCGGAACGAGAACGTCCGGTCCGCCGGCCCCTCACTTCGCGAGAGGCCCGGTGAGCCCGGTACGCTCACCGCCGTGCCCCACGCCGAACAGCCCCGAACGACCCAGAAGGACGCGCCTGTGAACTACCCGGGAGCGCCTCGCCCGGACCGCCTGCGGCCCACCTCCCTGGTCACGCTGGCAGAGCGGCTGGGACTTGAACCGCCGGGCACCGGCGACATCACCGGCATCACCCACGACTCCCGCGCGGTGCGCCCCGGAGACCTGTACGCGGCCCTGCCGGGCGCCCGTCTGCACGGCGCCGACTTCGCCACCCAGGCGGCCGGTCTCGGCGCCGCGGCCATCCTCACCGACCCCTCCGGCGCCGACCGCGCCCGGGCCACCGGTGTGCCGGTCCTGGTCACCGAGAACCCGCGCGGCCGGATGGGCGAACTCGCCGCCGAGATCTACGGCCACCCCGGCACCGGCCTCCTCCAGGTCGGCATCACCGGCACCTCCGGCAAGACCACCACCGCCTACCTGGTCGAGGGCGGCTTCCGCGGCGCCGGACGCACCTCCGGGCTCATCGGCACGGTGGAGATGCGGATCGGCGACGAGCGCATCAAATCCGAGCGCACCACGCCCGAAGCCACCGATCTCCAGGCCCTGTTCGCCGTCATGCGCGAACGCGGCGCCGACGCCGTCACCATGGAGGTCTCCAGCCACGCGCTGGTCCTCGGCCGGGTCGACGGCTGCGTCTTCGACGTCGCCGTCTTCAACAACCTCAGCCCGGAGCACATGGAGTTCCACTCCGGCATGGAGGACTACTTCCAGGCCAAGGCCCAGCTGTTCACCCCGCGCCGCAGCAGGCAGGGCGTCGTCAACTACGACGACGAGTACGGCCGCAGGCTCGTCACCGAGGCGACGGTGCCCGTCACGACCTTCTCCGCCGAGGGCCACCCGGACGCCGACTGGCGCGCCGAGGACGTCGTCGTCGGCCAGCTCGGGTCCACCTTCACCGCCGTCGGGCCGAACGGCGAGCGGGCCACCGCCAAGGCCCCGCTGCCCGGCCCGTTCAACGTCGCCAACACGCTGGCCGCGATCGTCGCCCTCGCCGTCGCCGGCATCGACCCGCAGACCGCGGCGGACGGCATCGCGACCGTGCCCGGGGTGCCCGGCCGGCTGGAGCGGATCGACGCCGGACAGCCCTACCTCGCCCTGGTCGACTACGCGCACAAGACCGACGCCGTCGAGTCCGTGCTGCGGTCCCTGCGCAAGGTCACCAAGGGCCGGCTGCACATCGTCCTCGGCTGCGGCGGAGACCGCGACACCACCAAGCGCGGCCCGATGGGCGCGGCGGCGGCCCGGCTCGCCGACACCGCCGTGCTGACCTCCGACAACCCCCGTTCCGAGGACCCCCTCGGCATCCTCGCGGCCATGCTCGCGGGCGCCGCCGAGGTGCCCGTCCACGAGCGCGGCGACGTCCTGGTCGACGCCGACCGCGCCGCGGCCGTCGCCGCCGCGGTGGCCCGGGCCGAGCCCGGCGACACCGTGCTCGTCGCCGGCAAGGGCCACGAGCAGGGCCAGGACGTCCACGGCGTCGTCCGCCCCTTCGACGACCGGGTCGTCCTGCGCGAGGCCATCGAGCGCTCCCTGGGGCACGAAGGCGCCGGACCCCGTGCCTCCCACCACGAGAACAACAGTCAGGGATGA